In the genome of Paracoccus sp. SCSIO 75233, one region contains:
- a CDS encoding YeiH family protein: MRLSDPATLFGATLGQVAEKKGGVALAATIALAASFLGEHYGAPAMLFALLLGMAFNFLAHDDRAAPGIAFCSNTVLRLGVGLLGLQLTFGDISQLGPVAVIAVVAMLVLTLLAGIGIARVMGRPLAFGLLTGGSVAICGVSAALAIAAALPRGRVREEDVLLTVIGVTALSTVAMVLYPVLFVALGLSDIESGYLIGATIHDVAQVVGAGYSISEEAGEIATFTKLLRVAMLPLILIAIGLGYRGAGGGAKARLPWFVVMFVLLMAVRNLLPLPDAVLEMTSGASRFMLVTAIAALGVRTSLKQIFAAGPRGVIVIGLETLCLLLMALGFTAIMR; the protein is encoded by the coding sequence ATGCGCCTTTCTGATCCCGCCACGCTGTTCGGCGCGACGCTCGGGCAGGTTGCCGAGAAGAAAGGCGGCGTCGCGCTGGCCGCGACGATTGCGCTGGCGGCGAGCTTCCTTGGTGAGCATTACGGTGCGCCCGCGATGCTGTTCGCGCTGCTGCTCGGGATGGCGTTCAATTTTCTGGCCCATGATGACCGGGCGGCACCGGGGATTGCGTTCTGTTCGAATACGGTTCTGCGGCTTGGGGTCGGTCTGCTGGGGCTGCAACTGACCTTCGGGGATATTTCGCAGCTTGGCCCGGTTGCCGTTATTGCTGTCGTGGCAATGCTGGTGCTGACGCTTCTGGCGGGGATCGGGATTGCGCGCGTGATGGGTCGCCCGCTGGCCTTCGGATTGCTGACCGGGGGATCGGTCGCGATCTGCGGGGTTTCAGCGGCGCTGGCGATTGCTGCCGCATTGCCGCGTGGGCGGGTGCGGGAGGAGGATGTGTTGCTGACAGTGATCGGGGTCACGGCGCTTTCGACCGTGGCAATGGTGCTTTATCCCGTGCTGTTTGTTGCGCTTGGCCTCAGCGATATTGAAAGCGGCTATCTGATCGGGGCGACGATCCATGATGTCGCGCAGGTTGTGGGCGCTGGCTACTCCATCAGTGAGGAGGCGGGCGAGATCGCCACATTCACCAAGCTTCTGCGGGTTGCCATGCTGCCCCTGATCCTGATCGCCATCGGGCTGGGCTATCGTGGGGCGGGCGGTGGCGCAAAAGCCCGGCTGCCGTGGTTCGTGGTGATGTTCGTGCTGCTGATGGCGGTGCGCAACCTGCTGCCGCTGCCCGATGCGGTGCTGGAGATGACGTCGGGCGCATCGCGTTTCATGCTGGTCACGGCGATAGCGGCACTTGGGGTCAGGACATCGCTGAAGCAGATATTCGCTGCCGGACCGCGCGGCGTGATCGTGATCGGGCTGGAAACGCTGTGCCTTTTGCTCATGGCGTTAGGGTTTACCGCGATCATGCGATAA
- a CDS encoding DMT family transporter has protein sequence MASLVKATSGEGMNVPPGEQVFFRSFFALPVILVWLILQGKMPEGLRTVRPMSHFVRGIAGTGAMAMVFTSLALLPLPEATAIGYAMPLIVVVFAAIFLREKVRLFRLSTVGLGLAGVLIILVPQLSGGGGSGQALGALAALAGASLAALAQVFIRRMVHEESTSAIVFWFSMTSTLLSLLTLPFGWVLPGPATFAMLVAIGLLGGLGQILMTSAYRYGEASLVAPFEYTSMLLSLIIGWYFFDEIATPTTLFGAALIIFAGLLIIWRERRLGLERTRQRKAMTPQG, from the coding sequence ATGGCCTCGCTGGTGAAGGCGACGTCCGGCGAGGGGATGAACGTCCCGCCGGGTGAGCAGGTCTTCTTCCGCTCTTTCTTCGCGCTGCCGGTGATCCTCGTCTGGCTCATCCTTCAGGGCAAGATGCCGGAGGGGCTGCGCACGGTTCGCCCGATGAGCCATTTCGTCCGCGGGATCGCGGGCACGGGGGCAATGGCGATGGTGTTCACCTCGCTCGCCTTGCTGCCGCTGCCGGAGGCGACGGCGATCGGATATGCCATGCCACTGATCGTGGTGGTGTTCGCCGCGATTTTCCTGCGGGAGAAGGTGCGCCTGTTCCGGCTGTCGACGGTCGGACTTGGGCTGGCCGGGGTGTTGATCATTCTGGTGCCGCAGCTTTCCGGTGGCGGGGGGTCCGGTCAGGCGCTAGGCGCTTTGGCGGCACTGGCCGGGGCCAGCCTTGCCGCACTGGCGCAGGTGTTTATCCGCCGGATGGTGCATGAGGAATCGACCTCTGCCATCGTGTTCTGGTTTTCCATGACCTCGACCCTGCTGAGCCTGCTCACTTTGCCATTTGGCTGGGTGCTGCCGGGTCCTGCGACCTTTGCCATGCTGGTTGCGATTGGTCTTCTGGGCGGTCTTGGACAGATCCTGATGACGTCGGCTTACCGCTATGGCGAGGCGTCGCTGGTTGCGCCGTTCGAATATACCTCGATGCTGTTGTCGCTTATTATCGGCTGGTATTTCTTCGACGAAATCGCCACCCCGACAACGCTGTTCGGCGCGGCGCTGATCATTTTCGCCGGTCTGCTGATCATCTGGCGAGAGCGGCGTCTGGGGCTGGAGCGGACCCGGCAGCGCAAGGCGATGACGCCGCAGGGCTGA
- a CDS encoding 2-dehydro-3-deoxygalactonokinase yields MTLSAADADWIAADWGTSNLRVWAMRGDEALVERRSNNGMGAMPRPEDFADELARLTEGWPPVPVIACGMVGARQGWVEVPYRAVPCPAAPELTAVPGDPGGRPVLIAGGVMQTDPPDVMRGEETQIAGVLAAKPDFDGVICLPGTHTKWARISAGEICHFQTVMTGEIFGLLSRQSVLRHSLISGDHDPAVFAEETDRALSQPHQAWARLFRLRAASLVGDAAPGEAVSRLSGSLIGLDLGAARAYWLGEQVLILGNSRLAALYDAALRMQGVASVVGDADTATRAGLLAAWRKYEGRS; encoded by the coding sequence ATGACATTATCTGCCGCGGACGCGGACTGGATCGCTGCGGATTGGGGCACGTCCAATCTGCGCGTTTGGGCAATGCGTGGTGACGAGGCACTGGTGGAACGCAGATCGAATAATGGCATGGGCGCGATGCCCCGACCCGAGGATTTTGCGGATGAGCTGGCGCGTCTCACCGAAGGCTGGCCGCCGGTTCCGGTCATCGCCTGCGGCATGGTCGGCGCGCGTCAGGGCTGGGTCGAGGTGCCGTATCGCGCCGTTCCATGCCCGGCCGCGCCGGAGTTGACGGCGGTGCCGGGTGATCCAGGCGGTCGGCCCGTGCTGATCGCAGGCGGCGTCATGCAGACTGATCCGCCTGATGTCATGCGCGGCGAGGAAACGCAGATTGCCGGGGTGCTGGCAGCGAAGCCGGATTTTGACGGGGTGATCTGCCTGCCGGGGACGCATACGAAATGGGCGCGGATCTCTGCCGGGGAAATCTGCCATTTCCAGACTGTGATGACGGGTGAGATTTTCGGTCTGCTGTCACGGCAATCGGTCCTGCGCCACTCCCTTATCAGCGGTGATCACGATCCGGCGGTTTTCGCGGAAGAGACGGATCGCGCGCTCAGCCAGCCGCATCAGGCATGGGCGCGGCTGTTCCGGCTGCGCGCGGCCTCGCTGGTCGGGGACGCCGCGCCGGGGGAGGCTGTGTCGCGGCTGTCCGGTTCGCTGATCGGCCTCGATCTCGGGGCGGCGCGGGCCTATTGGCTGGGTGAGCAGGTGCTTATCCTCGGCAATAGTAGGCTGGCGGCGCTTTACGATGCTGCGCTGCGTATGCAGGGTGTCGCTTCCGTTGTCGGCGATGCTGATACCGCAACCCGGGCCGGGCTTTTGGCGGCGTGGCGCAAATATGAGGGCAGATCATGA
- a CDS encoding 2-dehydro-3-deoxy-6-phosphogalactonate aldolase yields MTRPIIAILRGITPPEALGVTEALINAGVTVIEVPLNSPDALGSVRQIVRAFGNVAQIGAGTVLRVEQVAQVAELGARLVVSPNCDTDVIRATRQAGLDSYPGIMTPTEAFAAIDAGATGLKLFPGELIGPVGLKAMRAVLPPQTACYAVGGVNAETLPAWRKAGATGIGVGSALYRPGDDAATVAGKAAELVRIWDAGV; encoded by the coding sequence ATGACCCGACCGATCATTGCCATTCTTCGCGGTATTACCCCGCCCGAGGCGCTTGGCGTGACGGAAGCCCTGATCAATGCGGGTGTGACCGTGATCGAGGTGCCGTTGAATTCGCCGGATGCGCTTGGCTCGGTCAGGCAGATCGTCCGCGCCTTCGGTAATGTCGCGCAGATCGGGGCGGGGACGGTGCTGCGGGTCGAGCAGGTCGCGCAGGTGGCGGAACTCGGCGCACGGCTGGTGGTGTCCCCGAATTGCGACACCGATGTGATCCGGGCGACGCGGCAGGCGGGGCTGGACAGCTATCCCGGCATCATGACCCCGACCGAGGCGTTTGCCGCGATTGACGCAGGCGCAACCGGGCTGAAACTGTTTCCCGGAGAGTTGATCGGCCCGGTCGGGCTGAAGGCGATGCGTGCGGTGCTGCCGCCCCAAACCGCCTGCTATGCGGTCGGCGGCGTCAATGCAGAGACCTTGCCCGCGTGGCGCAAGGCCGGGGCGACCGGGATCGGCGTCGGCTCGGCCCTGTATAGGCCCGGCGACGATGCGGCGACGGTTGCCGGGAAGGCGGCTGAACTGGTGCGGATCTGGGATGCGGGGGTCTGA
- a CDS encoding ABC transporter ATP-binding protein, whose amino-acid sequence MTFEAREIYKSIGDTDILKGVSLTVEAGEFVALLGPSGSGKTTLLNIIAGLAHADRGQLLLDGQDITRLPSGKRHFGMVFQNYALFRHMTVAQNVGFGLKVMKGGRRPSRAEIADRVAELLEMVELPHLGDRYPAQLSGGQRQRVAMARALAIDPQLLLMDEPFSALDAQVRQSLRGEVRALQKKAGVGAIMVTHDRAEAWALADRIAVMDHGRIVQFDTPDALVEDPANDAVRSLVAGVA is encoded by the coding sequence ATGACATTCGAAGCGCGTGAGATCTATAAATCCATCGGTGACACCGACATCCTGAAAGGCGTGTCGCTGACCGTCGAGGCGGGGGAGTTCGTCGCCCTGCTCGGCCCCTCCGGCTCCGGCAAGACGACGCTCTTGAACATCATCGCCGGGCTGGCGCATGCCGACCGCGGGCAGCTTCTGCTGGACGGGCAGGACATCACCCGGCTGCCCTCCGGCAAGCGGCATTTCGGCATGGTGTTTCAGAATTACGCCCTGTTCCGGCATATGACCGTAGCGCAGAATGTGGGCTTCGGGCTGAAGGTGATGAAGGGCGGCCGCCGCCCGAGCCGTGCCGAGATCGCGGATCGCGTGGCGGAACTGCTGGAGATGGTCGAACTGCCGCATCTGGGCGACCGCTACCCGGCCCAGCTATCCGGCGGTCAGCGCCAACGGGTCGCGATGGCCCGCGCGCTTGCCATCGACCCGCAGCTTCTGCTGATGGATGAACCGTTCAGCGCGCTTGACGCACAGGTCCGGCAATCGCTGCGTGGCGAGGTGCGGGCGCTTCAGAAGAAGGCCGGGGTCGGTGCGATCATGGTGACGCATGACCGGGCGGAGGCGTGGGCGCTTGCCGACCGGATCGCGGTCATGGATCACGGGCGCATCGTGCAGTTCGACACGCCCGATGCGCTTGTCGAGGATCCTGCAAACGATGCCGTCCGATCGCTGGTCGCCGGCGTCGCCTGA
- the cysW gene encoding sulfate ABC transporter permease subunit CysW — translation MAKPILIALALAFLGVMVLMPVVAIFDRAFADGAGAYLAAIRDPETVAAIRLTVIAALIVVPINIVFGVAAAWLVARYRFWGRRVLLILIELPFAMSPIVAGLCFLLIYGAYGPVGAALEPYGIQLMFNLIGIVLVSLFVTCPFVMREILPVLQVTGEDEERAALTLGANGWQIFRHVVLPNISWGLAYGTVLTMARAMGEFGAVSVVSGAIRGRTMTLPLQIELMYNDYNATGAFAAATVLAGLAFVTLILRGALNRFGPQREAHP, via the coding sequence ATGGCGAAACCGATCCTGATCGCACTGGCGCTCGCTTTCCTCGGGGTGATGGTGCTGATGCCGGTCGTGGCCATCTTCGACCGGGCCTTCGCTGACGGGGCAGGGGCCTATCTGGCGGCGATCCGCGACCCGGAAACGGTCGCCGCAATCCGGCTGACCGTCATCGCCGCGCTGATCGTGGTGCCGATCAATATCGTCTTCGGCGTCGCCGCTGCGTGGCTGGTCGCCCGCTACCGCTTCTGGGGCCGCCGCGTCCTGCTGATCCTGATCGAACTGCCCTTTGCCATGTCGCCTATCGTCGCCGGGCTGTGCTTTTTGCTGATATACGGCGCATATGGCCCGGTCGGCGCGGCGTTGGAGCCCTATGGCATCCAGCTCATGTTCAACCTGATCGGCATCGTGCTGGTCTCGCTGTTCGTGACCTGCCCGTTTGTGATGCGGGAAATCCTGCCGGTCCTGCAAGTCACCGGCGAGGATGAGGAGCGGGCGGCCCTGACCCTCGGCGCGAATGGCTGGCAGATTTTCCGCCATGTGGTGCTGCCGAATATCTCCTGGGGGCTGGCCTATGGCACGGTGCTGACGATGGCCCGGGCAATGGGGGAATTCGGCGCGGTCAGCGTCGTCTCCGGCGCGATCCGGGGCCGCACCATGACGCTGCCCCTGCAGATCGAGCTGATGTATAACGACTACAACGCCACCGGCGCATTTGCCGCAGCGACCGTACTGGCCGGGCTGGCTTTCGTGACGCTGATCCTGCGCGGCGCGCTGAACCGCTTTGGCCCGCAAAGGGAAGCCCATCCATGA
- the cysT gene encoding sulfate ABC transporter permease subunit CysT: MTALARPQPRILPGFSLSLGITLLFLCLIVLLPLSGLLWQLGKLGPGDYIRVVSSERVLAALRVTISAAALATLINGVFGLILAWVLTRYRFPGRGIMDALVDLPFALPTAVAGIALVALYDRSGWVGQLLEPLGIQIAYTWWGIVIAMAFTSIPFAVRAIQPAIEELDPAEEAAALTLGANGREMFFRVLLRPLLPSILTGVGLSFVRSLGEFGAVIFIAGNMPYETEIASLLILIRLDEFDYPAAAAVAGTLLALSLVLLVAINVMQNRLQAYLRTEG; this comes from the coding sequence ATGACCGCTCTGGCCCGACCGCAGCCGCGCATATTGCCGGGATTTTCCCTGTCACTGGGAATCACCCTGCTGTTTCTGTGCCTGATCGTCCTGCTGCCGCTCAGTGGACTGTTATGGCAGTTGGGCAAGCTCGGGCCGGGGGATTATATCCGCGTCGTCTCGTCCGAACGCGTTCTGGCCGCGCTGCGTGTAACGATCTCGGCGGCGGCTTTGGCGACGCTGATCAACGGCGTGTTCGGCCTGATCCTCGCCTGGGTACTGACCCGTTATCGATTTCCGGGCCGGGGCATCATGGACGCGCTTGTCGATCTGCCCTTCGCGCTGCCCACGGCGGTCGCAGGCATTGCGCTTGTCGCGCTTTACGACCGTTCCGGCTGGGTGGGACAACTGCTGGAGCCGCTTGGCATCCAGATCGCCTATACTTGGTGGGGCATCGTGATCGCGATGGCGTTTACCTCCATCCCCTTTGCCGTTCGCGCTATCCAGCCCGCCATCGAGGAACTCGACCCGGCGGAGGAGGCCGCGGCCCTGACCCTCGGCGCCAACGGGCGGGAAATGTTCTTCCGCGTGTTGCTGCGCCCGCTTCTGCCGTCGATTCTGACCGGGGTCGGGCTGTCCTTTGTCCGCTCTCTGGGCGAGTTCGGCGCTGTCATCTTCATCGCCGGGAACATGCCGTATGAGACCGAAATCGCCTCGCTGCTGATCCTGATCCGGCTGGACGAATTCGACTATCCCGCCGCCGCCGCTGTCGCCGGCACGCTGCTGGCACTGTCGCTTGTGCTGCTGGTGGCGATCAATGTGATGCAGAACCGGCTGCAAGCCTATCTGCGGACGGAGGGTTGA
- the cysP gene encoding thiosulfate ABC transporter substrate-binding protein CysP has protein sequence MASYTLARRLPHSLGVAAIALAGLFTPAQAQERDILNVSYDIARELYAALNPVFAENWAEETGETLTIEQSHAGSSKQARAILQGLKADLVTFNQVLDVQVLADNGFVDEDWQQDLPNNASPYYSLPAFLVRGGNPKNIQGWDDLIREDVSIVFPNPKTSGNARYTYLAAYAYALDKFEGDDSAAQDFVGKVLGNVAVFDTGGRGATTSFVERGIGDVLITFEAEVENIRAAEDEGAYERVVPSVSLLAEFPVALVRKVADERGTTDVAEAYLNFLYSTEAQEIIASFNNRVHDPEVVKATADQFPEVRLITVDEVFGSWAEAQETHFADGGTLDQVFRN, from the coding sequence ATGGCTTCTTACACCCTTGCCCGCCGTCTGCCGCACAGCCTTGGCGTGGCCGCCATTGCGCTCGCCGGGCTTTTCACCCCTGCACAGGCGCAGGAACGTGACATTCTCAACGTCTCCTACGACATCGCCCGCGAGCTTTACGCCGCGCTGAACCCGGTCTTTGCGGAGAACTGGGCCGAAGAAACCGGCGAGACACTGACCATCGAACAAAGCCACGCAGGTTCCTCCAAACAGGCCCGCGCCATCCTGCAAGGTCTCAAGGCCGATCTGGTCACGTTCAATCAGGTGCTGGACGTGCAGGTACTGGCCGATAACGGTTTCGTCGATGAGGACTGGCAGCAGGACCTGCCGAACAACGCCTCGCCCTATTACTCGCTGCCCGCCTTCCTCGTGCGCGGCGGCAACCCGAAAAATATTCAGGGCTGGGACGATCTGATCCGCGAAGATGTCTCCATCGTCTTCCCGAACCCGAAAACCAGCGGCAATGCGCGCTACACCTATCTGGCCGCCTATGCCTATGCGCTCGACAAGTTCGAGGGCGATGATTCGGCCGCGCAGGACTTCGTCGGCAAGGTGCTTGGCAATGTCGCGGTGTTCGACACCGGCGGGCGTGGTGCCACGACCAGCTTTGTCGAACGCGGCATCGGTGACGTGCTGATCACCTTCGAGGCCGAGGTGGAGAATATCCGCGCAGCCGAAGATGAAGGCGCTTATGAGCGTGTCGTCCCGTCCGTCTCGCTGCTGGCGGAATTCCCGGTCGCCCTTGTCCGCAAGGTCGCTGACGAACGCGGCACGACCGATGTGGCCGAGGCCTATCTGAACTTCCTCTACAGCACCGAAGCGCAGGAGATCATCGCCTCCTTCAACAACCGTGTGCATGACCCGGAGGTGGTGAAGGCAACCGCCGATCAGTTCCCGGAAGTGCGCCTGATCACCGTCGACGAGGTCTTCGGAAGCTGGGCCGAGGCGCAGGAAACCCATTTCGCTGATGGCGGCACGCTTGACCAGGTCTTCCGGAACTGA